The genomic region TCGGCTACTACTGCGACCGTCCCTATCTGTGGGGCGAAGCCGGCCACAGCACCTACATCCCATATTCGACATTCCAGAGCAAGGATGATTTATTGCGCTGGTATGAAAGCCAGGGCATTACCCACGTCCTGGTCAACCCGAAATTCTTTGGACTTGGCCCCGGCCCCGGCTGGAGCGGCTGGGTGTACGATCTGACGGCAGGCTCGTCGCAGCCCATCTTCCAGGAGCGCGGGGTTTTGGTGTTTGCGCTGCCGAAATCTTGACGCAAAAGCTTGGCGATGTCGTGCATTGATGTGTTCGCTTGGTAATCACAGAGCGGCCGGCGGTTGAAACCGCGCCTGCAAGCGCGCAGAAGTCCGCCTGTGCGGACTGCATTGTCCTTGCCGATACCGCCGAGGGCGGGGCGTTTCGTGAGGCGGACACGCCGGCGATTTTGTAGTCCACGCAGGTGGACTTCTGCATACATGCAGGCGCGGTTTCAACTGCCGGCCACTCTTGCTTGCCGTCGTCGTTGCGTTTATTATTTGGGGACCTTGCGTTGCGTCATTTACGCCAAGGGAATATTTGGTGACGAAATCATGAGTATCGATCTCGAACACAACGGCCCGGCGCCGTTTTCCATGACGCGGGGCCTCTGGGCGATGCTCTTTGGCGTGCTGGCGTTGTTTGTCGTGCTGGCCGTCGCCTACAGTCAGGTGACGCCGGCGGGGGTGGCCGAGCAGCACAACGCCGATGAAAATGCGCATATCGCTTACGTGCAGACGCTGGCGAGCGGGCATTTGCCGGTCTTTAAAGTCGGGGGCGCCGATTACGAAGCCCATCAGCCGCCCCTGTATTACGTTCTTGCGGCGCCGGCGTACCTCGCGACGCGCGGGGCGGACGCGGCGACGCAGGCGCGGGCCATGCGGCTGGTGTCCATCGTGATCGGCGCTTTGATCGTATTGGTTGCGTTCTTTTGCACGCGGGAGATCCTGCCGCGCGCGCCGGGGGCGGCGCTGGCGGTGGCGGCGTTTATCGCGCTGCTGCCCGGATTCCTGGCGATTAGCGCGTCCGTCACGAACGACACGCTGACGATGCTCGTGATTGGCGTGGGGCTTTTCCTGACCGCGCGTCTGGCGCGCTGGAGTCAGACCGAGGATGTCGCGGACAAATCAAAGCTGCTCTACCAAGAGGCGGCGCTGATCGGTTTGGTCCTGGGGCTGGGCGTGCTGACGAAGACGCTGACCGCGCCGCTGTTTCCGACGGTGATCTTCGCCTTTCTGCTTCTGGCGTACGGGAAGCGGCTGACGGGACAGCAGGCGCTGGTGTCCGTCGTGATCTCCTGCGGCGTCGGCGTGCTGGTC from Capsulimonas corticalis harbors:
- a CDS encoding glycosyltransferase family 39 protein, producing the protein MSIDLEHNGPAPFSMTRGLWAMLFGVLALFVVLAVAYSQVTPAGVAEQHNADENAHIAYVQTLASGHLPVFKVGGADYEAHQPPLYYVLAAPAYLATRGADAATQARAMRLVSIVIGALIVLVAFFCTREILPRAPGAALAVAAFIALLPGFLAISASVTNDTLTMLVIGVGLFLTARLARWSQTEDVADKSKLLYQEAALIGLVLGLGVLTKTLTAPLFPTVIFAFLLLAYGKRLTGQQALVSVVISCGVGVLVALPWLMRNNALYGDPIASHLFQTAFNDTRFTMTADIMMRVFGGFNDYLRVVFQWAFASYWGGFDSMRAFWGLDPHKKGPNFGRGPAEIYTVLALICLAAVIGLARGVKSVKGDGAATAMLGACAALTAFTLIAFMQFNLTYFQCQGRYWYPAVYPLTLFFVAGWRGLLSQDQARRGAYVVAAAGMVGLNIYTIAALLIPRFAGG